The Delphinus delphis chromosome 2, mDelDel1.2, whole genome shotgun sequence genome contains a region encoding:
- the LOC132419676 gene encoding MORF4 family-associated protein 1-like, protein MRSLDIAELAEPEEVEVMEPEEDFEQFLLPVINEMRKDITALTREHGRAYLQNGSKLWEMDSMLIQIKTQVEISEDSMLNRLHNADNGVEGRGTKWCKKAEEKAKEIAKMAEMLVELLWGIEKSESS, encoded by the coding sequence ATGCGGTCCTTGGACATCGCAGAGCTGGCAGAGCCGGAGGAGGTGGAGGTGATGGAGCCCGAGGAGGACTTCGAGCAGTTCCTGCTCCCGGTCATCAACGAGATGCGCAAGGACATCACGGCGCTCACCCGCGAGCACGGGAGAGCCTACCTGCAGAACGGGAGCAAGTTGTGGGAGATGGACAGTATGCTCATCCAGATCAAGACGCAGGTGGAGATCTCAGAGGATAGCATGCTCAACCGTCTGCACAACGCGGACAACGGAGTCGAGGGCAGAGGGACCAAATGGTGCAAGAAGGCGGAGGAGAAGGCCAAGGAGATCGCGAAGATGGCAGAGATGCTGGTGGAGCTGCTCTGGGGGATAGAGAAGAGCGAGTCGTCCTGA